CGAGCTCATCAAGCGCCTGCGATCGAACCTACTCGAACAGGCCCGGGAGCTTCTGTCCGGGACCATCGAAAAGATCACAGGGTTGGGCGTCACCAGTCTCTACACCGACATCAGCACCAGGACCGGGGAGCGCATTATCCTGTTCACGCTGACGGAGAATCTCTCGGAGCGGTTTCGAAACAACCTGGGTTGACTTCGTGCCAGATCCTCGGCTTTAATTGAAAAAAAATTTCGGAAGACAGCCTGAAGGATTCCCTACGGAATCGGTCGGACTGTAGGCCGACCCCCTTGATGCAGGCGGGTCGGCTTTTTGTTGGCAAACAGGCTACGGGACAGCCGACACTGATCTGCGGCGGTCCCGTGGAGGGTCGGCCGGCACAGGTCCTTAGTGAAGGATCAATGCCGGCCTTCGTATGTGTGGTCCAGTCGAGGGACGTTCGGTGTCGCACTACTACCCGCTGCTGATCCCCCTGGCGCCGCTTGTCGCGGCCCTGTTGACCGCTCTGCCCGGTGGCCTGATCACCGAGCGGAGCTATCGGATCGGGGCGGTGGCGCACCTCGTCGCGTTCGTCATGGCGGTCCTGCTGCTCTACCAGGTCGCTGCGCCGGAACAGGCCGCGATCCGTCTCTCCCTCTGGGCTTCGCCATGGAGTGGGGTGCCGTCGTTCGAACTGGCCATCGACCGGTTAGCCGCTGTCATGATGGTGCTGATCTCCGGGATCGGCTCGGTGCTCTATTACTATTCGATCCGATACATGCAGCAGGAACGGGGGCGCGCCAGGTATCAGACGCTGTTGGCGCTCGCCATCGCGACGCTGCTTTTCATGGTCTCCAGCGCCAATCTGATGATGCTCTTCTTGTTCTGGCAACTCCTGAGCTGGCTCCTCTCGCTCCTGGCCCACAACTATGCGCACCCCCC
This region of Nitrospirota bacterium genomic DNA includes:
- a CDS encoding DUF2294 domain-containing protein — its product is MPRTIGQVEAEIAAALIQFEKDFLGRGPKETKAYIIDDMVLIRLKGVLTPAEQQLAKNAEGTELIKRLRSNLLEQARELLSGTIEKITGLGVTSLYTDISTRTGERIILFTLTENLSERFRNNLG